A window of Tetrapisispora phaffii CBS 4417 chromosome 9, complete genome contains these coding sequences:
- the TPHA0I00770 gene encoding uncharacterized protein encodes MYEEALEDKTVSPICKRLSIYMSISIANLSANRPSTVDGGSHEKQIKVYAAPELTERSNWVAGGNCPEGCADACIFVSFSVVLRLFSRFFRQRPAAPRVGKGGGGGVNDANARGSRSRRAVSRSFRVPCCLAQRHRTVLFREETAFWKSFPSQDEPQDEPQDEDADGAEHREAQRDRWRR; translated from the coding sequence AAGATAAAACCGTGTCTCCCATATGTAAACGTCtctctatatatatgtccATCAGCATTGCGAACCTGTCCGCAAACCGTCCGTCGACAGTCGACGGAGGGTCTCACGAAAAACAAATTAAGGTTTATGCAGCGCCCGAACTAACAGAGCGATCCAATTGGGTTGCAGGAGGCAACTGCCCCGAGGGCTGTGCGGACGCCTGCATTTTCGTTTCTTTTTCGGTGGTTTTGCGTCTGTTTTCACGGTTCTTCCGGCAGCGCCCCGCGGCACCGCGCGTCGGAAAAGGCGGCGGTGGCGGCGTAAACGACGCGAACGCGCGCGGGAGCCGTTCGCGAAGGGCGGTTTCTCGCTCGTTTAGGGTCCCGTGCTGTCTTGCCCAACGACACAGAACTGTCCTTTTCCGAGAAGAGACAGCGTTTTGGAAAAGTTTTCCGAGTCAGGATGAGCCTCAGGATGAGCCTCAGGATGAGGATGCCGATGGTGCGGAACACCGAGAGGCACAGAGAGACAGATGGCGGCGGTGA